From a single Clupea harengus unplaced genomic scaffold, Ch_v2.0.2, whole genome shotgun sequence genomic region:
- the dnase1l4.2 gene encoding deoxyribonuclease 1 like 4, tandem duplicate 2 yields MKVASFNVRRLGLTKVSDENVLRYLIKIVSRYSIIMILEVVDKSGKAMAKFLRELNNTRANKKHPYAMEVSSSLGRSHYKEQFVCLYREDQVQLTDTYQYEDNQVGDEDAFSREPFILRFSSPLTELKDFVLIPVHTKPDDSEKELDELYDVFQEVKRRWKTDDIMILGDFNADGAYVSKRKMKRIRIRSDTDFHWLIGDDIDTTARTSNDHTYDRIVVYQKDMLQAVVPHSAKAFNFHDAYNLSEEMALSISDHYPVEVTLRPAKRARKRRRQ; encoded by the exons ATGAAGGTGGCATCCTTTAATGTCAGACGACTGGGTTTGACCAAAGTCTCTGATGAGAATGTCCTCAGATACTTGATCAAG ATTGTGTCACGCTACAGCATAATCATGATACTCGAGGTGGTGGACAAATCAGGCAAAGCCATGGCAAAGTTCTTGAGAGAGCTGAACAATACAAG gGCAAACAAGAAGCATCCCTATGCCATGGAGGTGAGCTCCAGCTTAGGGCGCTCTCACTATAAGGAAcagtttgtctgtctctacAG AGAGGACCAGGTGCAGCTGACGGACACCTACCAGTATGAGGACAACCAGGTGGGCGACGAGGATGCCTTCTCTCGAGAGCCCTTCATCCTGcgtttctcatctcctctcacaG AGCTGAAAGACTTTGTGCTGATCCCCGTCCACACCAAGCCAGACGACTCAGAGAAGGAGCTGGATGAGCTCTATGATGTCTTCcaggaggtgaagaggaggtggaagacAGAC gacATTATGATTCTAGGGGACTTCAATGCAGATGGTGCGTATGTGTCCAAGAGGAAGATGAAGCGGATCAGAATCCGTAGTGACACAGATTTCCACTGGCTTATTGGGGATGACATAGACACAACAGCACGCACATCTAACGACCACACCTATGACAG GATTGTTGTCTACCAGAAAGACATGCTACAGGCCGTAGTTCCACACTCGGCCAAAGCCTTCAACTTCCACGACGCCTACAACCTCTCTGAGGAGATG GCTCTATCCATCAGTGATCACTATCCAGTGGAGGTGACTCTACGTCCTGCTAAGAGGGCCCGGAAGAGGAGAAGACAATAG
- the LOC122129883 gene encoding deoxyribonuclease gamma-like, producing the protein MKVASFNIQKFGRAKISNPDVVNILVKIISRYDIIVILEVVDASGDSVETFMEALNKANNKHHYTLKISSRLGRTRYKEQFMFLYRDDLVDLVGSYQYADKQAGEVDVFEREPYILRFRCLNTVLKDLVVIPVHTKPEDSEKELDEIYDVFLEIKKKWKTDNVMILGDFNADGSYVSKKDMKEIRIRSDKNFHWLIRDDVDTTVNKGNDHTYDRIVVYGQDMLEAVVPNSAKPFNFQAAYGLPTEQALKVSDHYPVEVELRRSTSTRQSKQRNSKIILFLFFFLGSGEQNIVDKTELLDTTGWREDLQEMKKGNLLLEREKLNLEIKMLKFKMAKLEH; encoded by the exons ATGAAGGTGGCATCATTCAACATTCAAAAATTTGGGAGAGCCAAGATCTCAAATCCAGATGTTGTTAACATTCTCGTCAAG ATAATTTCACGTTATGACATCATTGTGATTCTGGAGGTGGTTGATGCCTCTGGGGACTCAGTGGAAACCTTCATGGAGGCACTTAATAA GGCCAACAACAAACATCACTACACTTTAAAAATCAGCAGTCGCCTGGGTAGAACCCGCTATAAGGAGCAGTTCATGTTTTTATACAG GGACGATCTGGTGGATTTAGTGGGATCATACCAGTATGCAGACAAGCAAGCTGGAGAAGTGGACGTGTTTGAAAGGGAACCCTACATTCTACGCTTCCGCTGTCTCAACACTG TACTTAAGGACCTGGTTGTGATCCCTGTCCACACCAAGCCTGAAGACTCAGAGAAGGAGCTTGATGAGATTTATGATGTCTTTCTGGAAATCAAGAAGAAATGGAAGACagat AATGTCATGATCCTCGGCGACTTCAACGCAGACGGATCGTATGTctcaaaaaaagacatgaaggAAATTCGCATTCGCAGTGACAAGAATTTCCACTGGCTCATAAGAGATGATGTGGACACCACAGTCAACAAAGGCAACGATCACACCTATGACAG GATTGTGGTGTATGGACAGGACATGCTGGAAGCTGTAGTCCCCAACTCTGCCAAGCCATTCAATTTCCAGGCTGCTTATGGACTTCCTACTGAACAG GCATTGAAAGTGAGTGACCACTACCCAGTGGAAGTGGAGCTGAGAAGAAGCACATCCACACGCCAGAGTAAGCAGCGCAACT CAAAAAtaattttgttcttgtttttttttttaggttctGGGGAACAGAATATTGTTGACAAGACCGAACTGTTGGACACCACAGGGTGGCGTGAGGACCTACAGGAAATGAAGAAGGGGAACCTTCTGCTTGAACGTGAGAAGCTGAACTTGGAAATAAAGATGCTGAAGTTTAAAATGGCTAAGCTGGAGCATTAG
- the tma7 gene encoding translation machinery-associated protein 7, whose translation MSGRDGGKKKPLKAPKKNAKEMDDDDMAFKQKQKDDQKAMEALKAKASGKGPLTGGGIKKSGKK comes from the exons ATGTCTGGAAGAGATG gaggaaaaaagaagcCACTGAAGGCACCCAAGAAAAATGCAAAAGAGATGGATGAT GATGACATGGCcttcaaacagaaacagaaggaCGACCAGAAGGCTATGGAGGCCCTGAAGGCCAAGGCTTCAGGAAAAGGACCTTTAA CTGGTGGAGGAATCAAGAAGTCTGGGAAGAAATGA
- the ccdc51 gene encoding mitochondrial potassium channel, with protein MRYRLTCVPRTIGTYVNLHHGSGRLRQDVFICRAYCLHQKPQNGPSKMESVRQHTLATLKSLTELGHRWGQNSMQKATATVNYWWERYEEFVGLNEVRDAQLKVTEAEQSFMVARGMVREAHRSLEALQVRLKEVRDRLDRVSREEVHYLELATLEHKLLQEERRLRTAYEGAEGAERERFALFSAGVRASHDKERTRAERTKNWSIIGSILGAVIGVMGSTYINRVRLQELKSLLEEAQKGPASLQEVIRDQASLHKSLEEELQSLIGSLKTMLTDLVERARKPQPSPVPAPALATPQPQPPAPLVARPVEPSASEAALKEVLLYSQNSQVLLEGVKAQLEQLGQSVGSVSAELQEVRKAIETLPPPPVVERPVIQAKEHMLVCDTESVMQGLDQAQRRLEIQINRATLYNSVLTYTAFALTVPALYFIFRST; from the exons ATGAGGTACAGGCTGACCTGCGTTCCACGGACCATTGGCACATATGTAAATCTGCACCATGGCAGCGGCCGCCTCAGGCAAGATGTGTTCATCTGCAGGGCATACTGTTTGCATCAGAAGCCACAAAATGGCCCTTCCAAGATGGAGTCTGTTCGACAGCACACACTTGCCACCTTGAAGAGCCTGACAGAACTTGGACATCGATGGGGCCAAAATTCAATGCAAAAAGCTACAGCAACTGTAAACTACTGGTGGGAGAGATATGAAGAATTTGTTGGCCTAAACGAAGTCCGAGATGCACAGTTAAAGGTTACAGAA GcagagcagtcctttatggttgCCAGAGGCATGGTTCGCGAGGCTCATAGAAGCTTGGAGGCTCTTCAGGTACGACTGAAAGAGGTCAGAGACCGGCTGGACCGCGTGTCTCGAGAGGAAGTTCACTATCTGGAACTGGCAACCCTTGAACACAAGCTACTGCAG GAGGAGCGACGATTACGGACAGCCTATGAGGGCGCAGAGGGGGCGGAGCGAGAGAGGTTCGCCCTCTTCTCGGCCGGCGTGCGCGCGAGTCACGACAAAGAGCGCACCCGGGCTGAGCGCACCAAGAACTGGTCCATTATTGGCTCGATACTGGGCGCGGTGATTGGTGTCATGGGGTCCACCTACATCAACAGGGTACGCCTGCAGGAGCTGAAGAGCCTCCTGGAAGAGGCTCAAAAGGGTCCAGCCAGCTTGCAGGAAGTCATCAGGGACCAGGCCAGCCTACACAAGTCCTTAGAGGAGGAGTTGCAGAGCCTTATTGGCAGTCTCAAAACCATGCTGACAGACCTGGTTGAGAGGGCCAGAAAACCCCAGCCTTCCCCAGTGCCAGCACCCGCTCTAGCTACACCTCAGCCCCAACCACCTGCTCCTCTCGTGGCCCGTCCAGTTGAACCCAGTGCCTCAGAGGCTGCTCTCAAAGAGGTTCTGCTCTACTCCCAGAACAGCCAGGTCCTGCTGGAGGGTGTCAAAGCTCAGCTGGAGCAACTGGGCCAAAGTGTGGGGAGCGTCTCGGCCGAGCTGCAGGAGGTGCGGAAGGCCATCGAGACGCTGCCTCCTCCGCCCGTGGTGGAGAGGCCGGTGATTCAGGCCAAGGAGCACATGCTGGTCTGCGACACAGAGAGCGTCATGCAAGGCCTAGACCAGGCCCAGAGGAGACTGGAGATCCAGATCAACAGAGCGACCCTGTACAACTCTGTTTTGACATACACTGCGTTTGCACTAACTGTTCCTGCTCTCTACTTTATCTTTAGAAGCACTTAA
- the mcm2 gene encoding DNA replication licensing factor MCM2 encodes MADSSESYHMATSPTRGLTSSPGRDLPPFEDESEGILGETLPDEEDGDGEELIGDGMERDYRVIPELDRYEAEGLDEDEDLSELSPGARASAEEAMRRRDREQGVSGRMRMDLLYDSEDEDDERPARKRRLAERAAEGAGEGEDEEMIESIENLEDMKGHTVREWVSMAAPRLEIYHRFKNFLRTHVDEHGHNVFKERISDMCKENKESLLVNYEDLASREHVLAYFLPEAPTEMLKIFDEAAKEVVLAMYPKYERIAHEIHVRIGNLPLVEELRSLRQLHLNQLIRTSGVVTCCTGVLPQLGMVKYNCNKCNFVLGPFFQSQNQEVKPGSCPECQSLGPFDINMEQTVYQNYQRITIQESPGKVAAGRLPRSKDAILLSDLVDSCRPGDEIELTGIYHNNYDGSLNMANGFPVFATVIMANHIACKDARLAAAELTDEDVKAIVALSKDERIGERIFASIGPSIYGHEDIKRGLALALFGGEPKNPGGKHKVRGDINVLLCGDPGTAKSQFLKYVEKVSSRAIFTTGQGASAVGLTAYVQRHPVTREWTLEAGALVLADRGVCLIDEFDKMNDQDRTSIHEAMEQQSISISKAGIVTSLQARCTIIAASNPIGGRYDPSLTFSENVDLTEPIISRFDVLCVVRDTVDPVQDEMLARFVVGSHIKHHPSNKDGGMASLEEMVLPNTSDVPPIPQELLRKYLLYSKERVHPKLNQMDQDKVARIYSELRKESMATGSIPITVRHIESMIRMAEAHARMHLRDYVLEDDVNMAIRVMLESFIDTQKFSIMRGMRKTFARYLAFKRDNNELLLFVLKQLVAEQVAYQRNRYGAQQDTIEIPEKDLLDKARQINIHNMSAFYDSELFRGNKFSHDTKKKLIVQQF; translated from the exons ATGGCG GATTCATCAGAGTCGTACCACATGGCTACAAGCCCCACTCGCGGGCTCACGTCCAGCCCGGGCAGGGACCTGCCTCCGTTTGAGGACGAGTCCGAGGGGATCCTGGGAGAGACATTGCCTGACGAGGAGGACGGGGATGGGGAGGAGCTGATTGGAGATGGGATGGAAAG GGACTACCGGGTGATCCCAGAGCTGGACCGCTACGAGGCGGAGGGgctggatgaggatgaggacctGTCGGAGCTGTCCCCCGGGGCCCGAGCCTCTGCCGAGGAGGCGATGAGGCGCAGGGACCGGGAGCAGGGGGTCAGTGGCCGCATGAGGATGGACCTGCTCTACG AcagtgaagatgaggatgatgagcGCCCGGCGAGGAAGAGGCGCCTGGCCGAGAGGGCAGCGGAGGGTGccggggagggagaggatgaggagatgaTCGAGAGCATAGAGAACCTGGAGGACATGAAGGGTCACACGGTGCGTGAGTGGGTTTCCATGGCAGCGCCACGCCTGGAGATCTACCACCGCTTCAAGAACTTCCTGCGCACTCACGTCGACGAGCACGGACACAACGTCTTTAAGGAGAGGATCAGCGACATGTGCAAAG AAAACAAGGAGAGTTTGCTGGTGAACTATGAGGACTTGGCGTCCCGAGAGCATGTGCTGGCCTACTTCCTGCCTGAGGCGCCCACAGAGATGCTGAAGATCTTTGACGAGGCGGCCAAGGAGGTGGTGCTGGCCATGTACCCCAAGTACGAGCGCATCGCCCACGAGATCCATGTGCGCATTGGCAACCTGCCTCTGGTGGAGGAGCTCCGCTCTCTCAG GCAGCTGCACCTGAACCAGCTGATCCGCACCAGCGGCGTGGTGACCTGCTGCACCGGTGTGCTGCCCCAGCTGGGCATGGTCAAGTACAACTGTAACAAATGTAACTTCGTCCTTGGGCCCTTCTTCCAGTCCCAGAACCAGGAGGTCAAGCCAGGCTCCTGCCCAGAGTGTCAGTCCCTCGGGCCCTTTGACATCAACATGGAGCAG ACGGTGTACCAGAACTACCAGCGTATTACCATCCAGGAGAGTCCAGGGAAGGTGGCCGCAGGTCGTCTGCCTCGCTCCAAAGACGCCATCCTACTGTCTGACCTGGTAGACAGCTGCAGGCCTGGAGATGAGATC GAGCTGACGGGGATCTACCACAACAACTACGACGGCTCCCTGAACATGGCAAACGGCTTCCCCGTGTTCGCCACCGTCATCATGGCCAACCACATCGCCTGCAAGGACGCGCGCCTCGCCGCGGCTGAGCTCACGGACGAGGACGTCAAGGCCATTGTGGCTCTGTCCAAGGACGAGCGCAtcggagagagg ATCTTTGCCAGCATCGGCCCCTCTATATACGGACACGAGGACATTAAGAGAGGCCTCGCTCTGGCCCTGTTTGGAGGAGAGCCAAAGAATCCAG GTGGCAAACACAAGGTGCGTGGCGACATCAACGTCCTGCTGTGTGGAGACCCCGGCACAGCCAAGTCCCAGTTCCTGAAGTACGTGGAGAAGGTGTCCAGCCGAGCAATCTTCACCACCGGCCAGGGAGCCTCCGCTGTGGGTCTGACGGCCTACGTCCAGCGCCACCCGGTCACCCGGGAGTGGACCCTGGAGGCCGGGGCTCTGGTGCTGGCCGACCGAGGAGTGTGCCTGATCGACGAGTTTGACAAG atgAATGATCAGGACAGGACCAGTATCCATGAGGCAATGGAGCAGCAGAGTATCTCCATCTCCAAAGCCGGCATCGTCACATCTCTGCAGGCTCGCTGCACCATCATCGCTGCCTCCAACCCTATCG GTGGGCGGTATGACCCCTCTCTGACCTTCTCAGAGAACGTGGACCTCACAGAACCCATCATCTCCCGTTTTGACGTCCTGTGTGTTGTTAGAGACACGGTGGATCCAGTTCAG GATGAGATGCTGGCGCGGTTTGTGGTGGGCTCTCACATAAAGCACCACCCCAGTAATAAAGATGGAGGAATGGCCAGCCTGGAGGAGATGGTGCTGCCCAACACCTCGGACGTGCCGCCCATCCCACAGGAGCTGCTCAGGAAGTACCTCCTCTACTCCAAGGAGCGCGTGCACCCCAAACTCAACCAGATGGACCAGGACAAGGTGGCCCGCATCTACAGCGAACTCCGCAAGGAGTCCATG GCCACTGGTAGCATTCCCATCACAGTGCGTCACATCGAGTCAATGATCCGCATGGCGGAGGCCCACGCTCGCATGCACCTGCGCGACTACGTGCTGGAGGACGACGTGAACATGGCCATCCGCGTCATGCTGGAGAGCTTCATCGACACGCAGAAGTTCAGCATCATGAGGGGCATGCGAAAG ACATTTGCGCGCTACCTGGCCTTCAAGCGGGACAACAACGAGCTGCTGCTCTTCGTCCTCAAGCAGCTGGTGGCTGAGCAGGTGGCGTATCAGCGCAACCGCTACGGAGCCCAGCAGGACACCATCGAGATCCCAGAGAAAGACCTGCTGGACAAA GCCAGACAGATCAACATCCACAACATGTCGGCCTTTTACGACAGCGAGCTCTTCAGAGGCAACAAGTTCTCCCACGACACCAAGAAGAAGCTGATCGTTCAGCAGTTCTAA